A single region of the Bacteroides luhongzhouii genome encodes:
- a CDS encoding beta-mannosidase: MMINLIGKKTQIACGLLCCCSMAYAQSNDNSEVVVLNAGWEFSQAGTELWRPAQVPGTVHQDLIYHKQIPDPFYGINEQKIQWVENEDWEYRTAFTVTSEQLKRDDAQLIFEGLDTYADVYLNGALLLKADNMFVGYTIPVKSQLRLGENLLHIYFHSPIRQTMPQYNSNGFNYPADNDHHEKHVSVFSRKAPYSYGWDWGIRMVTSGIWRPVTIRFYDAASISDYHVKQLSLTDQQAKLSNELEINNILPRALQAEVRINISFEGNTEKGISQAITLQPGINRISIPSEVLSPVRWMPNGWGKPALYDFSAQIIVEDKVVAQQSHRIGLRTVRLVNEKDQDGESFYFEVNGVPMFAKGANYIPQDALLTNVTTERYQTLFRDIKEANMNVIRVWGGGTYEDDRFYDLADENGILIWQDFMFACTPYPSDPTFLKRVEAEAVYNIRRLRNHASLAMWCGNNEILEALKYWGFDKKFTPEIYQEMFQGYDKLFRQLLPTKVKELDADRFYIHSSPYLANWGRPESWGIGDSHNWGVWYGQKTFESLDTDLPRFMSEFGFQSFPEMKTIATFAAPEDYQIESEVMNAHQKSSIGNALIRTYMERDYIIPEKFEDFVYVGLVLQGHGIRHGLEAHRRNRPYCMGTLYWQLNDSWPVVSWSGIDYYGNWKALHYQAKRAFAPVHINPLLEGDNLCVYLLSDHLDTREKLTLEMRLTNFAGKKAGRTVVLPSLTLPANTSQCVYRTSLTTLFFPAKRPLADDLRHCFMQLTLKDKSGNIVAETVHFFRKTKDLLLPETTVSCKIKQKEGVCELTLFSPVLAKDVFIEVPLQGARFSDNFFDLLPGERKTVVITSPQIKKGEELPLTIKHIRDTYN; this comes from the coding sequence ATGATGATTAATTTAATCGGAAAAAAGACTCAAATAGCATGTGGACTACTATGCTGTTGTAGTATGGCATATGCGCAGAGCAATGACAATTCCGAAGTTGTGGTTTTAAATGCAGGTTGGGAATTTTCCCAGGCAGGCACGGAGCTATGGCGACCGGCACAGGTTCCCGGCACTGTTCATCAGGATCTTATCTATCATAAACAAATTCCCGATCCTTTTTATGGCATCAATGAACAAAAGATTCAGTGGGTGGAAAATGAAGACTGGGAGTACCGGACAGCTTTTACAGTTACCTCCGAGCAACTGAAACGGGACGATGCCCAATTAATCTTTGAAGGTCTTGACACATACGCCGATGTATACCTCAACGGAGCATTATTGCTTAAAGCTGATAATATGTTCGTCGGCTATACGATACCTGTCAAGTCGCAACTCCGTCTCGGAGAAAACCTTCTTCATATCTATTTTCATTCACCCATCCGGCAGACAATGCCTCAATATAACTCTAACGGATTCAACTATCCGGCAGACAACGACCATCACGAAAAACATGTAAGCGTATTCTCCCGTAAAGCCCCTTACAGTTATGGTTGGGACTGGGGAATCCGCATGGTGACCAGTGGTATCTGGCGTCCGGTGACCATCCGTTTTTATGACGCAGCCTCTATCAGCGATTACCACGTAAAGCAACTCTCGCTGACCGACCAGCAGGCAAAACTATCCAATGAATTAGAAATAAATAATATACTTCCTCGAGCACTTCAAGCAGAGGTGAGAATCAATATCTCTTTTGAAGGAAACACAGAAAAAGGCATTAGCCAGGCAATCACCTTACAGCCCGGAATCAATCGTATATCTATTCCTTCTGAAGTGCTGTCGCCGGTACGTTGGATGCCGAATGGCTGGGGAAAGCCCGCCCTGTATGATTTCTCCGCTCAGATAATCGTAGAAGATAAAGTCGTAGCCCAACAATCCCACCGGATAGGACTGCGCACCGTTCGCCTCGTCAATGAAAAAGATCAGGACGGAGAATCCTTCTATTTTGAAGTAAACGGCGTTCCGATGTTTGCCAAAGGAGCCAACTACATTCCCCAGGACGCCCTGTTGACCAACGTCACTACCGAACGCTACCAAACCTTATTCCGGGATATCAAAGAAGCCAACATGAATGTCATTCGTGTGTGGGGAGGCGGAACCTACGAAGACGACCGTTTCTATGACCTGGCAGATGAAAACGGAATACTGATATGGCAGGACTTTATGTTTGCCTGCACTCCCTATCCGTCTGATCCCACCTTTCTGAAAAGAGTAGAAGCGGAAGCCGTCTACAACATCCGCCGCCTTCGCAATCATGCTTCCCTGGCGATGTGGTGTGGCAATAATGAAATACTGGAAGCCTTGAAATATTGGGGATTCGACAAGAAATTCACGCCGGAAATCTATCAGGAAATGTTCCAGGGCTATGACAAACTGTTCCGCCAACTCCTTCCTACCAAGGTAAAAGAGTTGGATGCCGACCGTTTTTATATACACAGCTCCCCATATTTAGCCAATTGGGGACGCCCCGAATCATGGGGGATAGGAGACAGCCACAATTGGGGAGTCTGGTATGGGCAGAAAACTTTCGAATCACTGGATACAGACCTCCCTCGTTTCATGAGCGAATTCGGTTTTCAGTCCTTCCCGGAGATGAAGACTATTGCCACCTTTGCCGCTCCGGAAGATTATCAGATCGAATCGGAGGTGATGAATGCCCATCAGAAAAGCAGCATCGGCAATGCCCTGATTCGCACCTATATGGAACGTGACTATATCATTCCCGAAAAATTCGAAGACTTTGTCTATGTCGGACTAGTATTGCAGGGACATGGCATACGTCACGGTCTGGAAGCGCACCGCCGCAACCGTCCCTATTGTATGGGTACATTATATTGGCAATTGAATGACAGTTGGCCGGTAGTGTCATGGTCGGGTATTGATTACTACGGTAACTGGAAAGCCTTGCATTATCAGGCAAAGCGTGCATTTGCCCCCGTTCATATCAACCCTTTGCTGGAAGGTGACAACCTGTGTGTTTACTTGCTTTCCGATCATCTTGACACCCGGGAGAAACTGACGCTGGAAATGAGACTGACGAATTTTGCAGGAAAGAAAGCCGGAAGAACGGTTGTCCTTCCTTCTTTGACTCTTCCGGCCAACACTTCCCAATGTGTATATCGCACTTCGCTCACCACTTTGTTTTTTCCTGCAAAGCGCCCGCTTGCGGATGACCTGCGCCATTGCTTCATGCAACTGACATTGAAAGACAAATCCGGAAATATCGTTGCCGAAACAGTCCATTTCTTTAGAAAGACGAAAGACTTGCTTCTGCCCGAAACAACCGTTTCCTGCAAGATAAAACAGAAAGAGGGCGTGTGTGAACTGACCCTGTTTTCTCCCGTTCTTGCAAAAGACGTCTTTATTGAAGTCCCTTTGCAGGGAGCCCGTTTCAGTGACAACTTTTTCGACCTCCTTCCCGGCGAGCGTAAGACGGTTGTCATCACTTCTCCCCAAATAAAGAAAGGAGAGGAGCTGCCTTTGACAATCAAACATATTCGTGATACCTATAATTAA
- a CDS encoding glycoside hydrolase family 20 protein — MKQLLKLTGCLTLAGLFASCQSAQQEANYQIIPMPQEIVTAQGNPFILKSGVKILYPEGNEKMQRNAQFLADYLKTATGKDFAIEAGTEGKNAIVLTLGTANENPESYQLKVAGDGITITGPTEAGVFYGIQSLRKSLPVAVGADISMPAVEINDAPRFGYRGAHFDTSRHFFTVDEIKTYIDMQALHNMNRMHWHITDDQGWRLEIKKYPKLTEVGANRTETVIGRNSGEYDGKPYGGFYTQEQAKEIVDYAAERYITVVPEIDLPGHMQAALAAYPELGCTGGPYEVWRQWGVSEDVLCAGNDQVLKFLEDVYGELIEIFPSQYIHVGGDECPKVRWEKCPKCQARIKALGLKSDDVHSKEERLQSFVINQLEKFLNDHGRRIIGWDEILEGGLAPNATVMSWRGEKGGIEAAKQKHDVIMTPNTYLYFDYYQAKDVDNEPFGIGGYLPLERVYSYEPMPASLTPEEQKYIKGVQANLWTEYIATFPHAQYMVLPRWAALCEIQWSSPEKKNYANFLSRLPQLIKWYDAEGYNYAKHVFDVQAEFDPNTAEGTMDVTLSTIDNAPVHYTLDGTEPTTASPVYEGVLKIKENVTLSAKAIRPTGESKTLTEKIDFSKSSMKPIVANQPINEQYLFKGASTLNDGLKGNSSYRSGRWIAFNGNDMDMTIDLQQPTEISSVAISTNVAKGDWVFDARSLSVEISDDGKTFKKIASGEYPAMKETDKDGVVDHQLMFTPVTTQYVRVIASPEKSLPAWHAGKDKNAFLFVDEIKID; from the coding sequence ATGAAACAACTTTTAAAGTTAACCGGATGTCTGACACTAGCAGGACTTTTTGCCTCTTGCCAATCGGCACAACAGGAAGCCAACTACCAGATCATCCCCATGCCACAAGAAATTGTAACAGCTCAAGGAAATCCCTTCATCCTGAAGAGCGGTGTGAAAATCCTCTATCCGGAAGGAAACGAGAAGATGCAACGCAACGCGCAATTCCTGGCTGACTATCTGAAAACCGCTACCGGAAAAGATTTCGCTATCGAAGCCGGAACAGAAGGTAAGAATGCAATCGTACTGACATTGGGCACGGCAAACGAAAATCCGGAATCCTATCAGTTGAAAGTTGCCGGTGACGGAATCACGATTACCGGTCCTACCGAGGCCGGCGTATTCTATGGCATCCAGTCCTTGCGCAAATCATTGCCTGTGGCTGTCGGCGCAGACATTTCCATGCCTGCCGTAGAAATCAATGACGCTCCCCGCTTTGGCTATCGTGGCGCACACTTCGATACCAGCCGTCATTTCTTCACAGTAGACGAAATAAAGACCTACATCGACATGCAGGCTTTACACAACATGAACCGTATGCATTGGCATATCACTGACGACCAAGGCTGGCGTCTGGAAATCAAGAAATATCCGAAACTGACGGAAGTCGGTGCTAACAGAACGGAAACAGTGATCGGACGTAACTCCGGCGAATACGACGGCAAACCTTACGGCGGTTTCTACACCCAGGAACAAGCCAAAGAAATCGTAGATTACGCAGCCGAACGTTACATCACCGTTGTTCCCGAAATCGACCTTCCGGGACATATGCAAGCTGCCCTTGCCGCTTATCCTGAATTGGGATGTACCGGTGGTCCGTACGAAGTATGGAGACAATGGGGGGTATCAGAAGATGTACTTTGTGCCGGAAACGATCAAGTTTTGAAATTCCTCGAAGATGTATATGGCGAACTGATTGAAATCTTCCCGTCGCAATATATTCATGTCGGTGGTGACGAATGTCCGAAAGTAAGATGGGAGAAATGCCCGAAATGCCAGGCACGTATCAAGGCGCTGGGATTGAAATCGGATGATGTGCATAGCAAAGAAGAACGTTTGCAGAGCTTCGTTATCAACCAGCTCGAAAAATTCCTCAACGACCATGGACGTCGGATCATCGGTTGGGATGAAATCCTCGAAGGCGGACTTGCTCCAAACGCTACTGTTATGTCATGGCGTGGTGAAAAGGGCGGTATCGAAGCAGCGAAACAGAAACACGATGTCATCATGACACCGAACACATACCTGTATTTCGACTATTACCAAGCTAAAGACGTAGATAACGAACCGTTTGGTATCGGTGGTTATCTGCCGTTGGAAAGAGTGTACAGCTACGAACCGATGCCGGCTTCTCTGACTCCGGAAGAACAGAAATATATCAAGGGCGTGCAAGCCAACCTCTGGACAGAATACATCGCTACCTTCCCTCACGCGCAGTACATGGTATTGCCTCGTTGGGCTGCATTGTGTGAAATTCAGTGGTCCAGCCCTGAAAAGAAAAACTATGCCAACTTCCTGTCCCGTCTTCCTCAACTGATTAAGTGGTATGATGCCGAAGGATACAACTACGCAAAACACGTATTCGACGTACAAGCCGAGTTTGACCCGAATACGGCAGAAGGAACGATGGACGTAACCTTGTCTACTATTGACAATGCCCCTGTCCACTACACTTTGGACGGTACAGAACCCACTACTGCTTCTCCCGTTTACGAAGGAGTGTTGAAGATTAAAGAAAATGTCACTCTGTCCGCCAAAGCCATTCGTCCTACCGGTGAGAGCAAGACACTGACAGAGAAGATCGATTTCAGCAAATCCAGCATGAAGCCGATTGTAGCCAATCAACCTATCAATGAACAATACCTCTTCAAGGGAGCTTCCACGTTAAACGATGGTTTGAAAGGAAATAGCAGCTACCGGTCAGGTCGTTGGATCGCTTTCAACGGAAACGACATGGACATGACGATCGACCTTCAGCAACCCACAGAAATTTCAAGTGTGGCCATCTCTACCAATGTAGCGAAGGGCGACTGGGTGTTTGATGCCAGAAGCCTCTCCGTAGAAATTTCAGACGATGGAAAGACTTTCAAAAAGATTGCTTCCGGAGAATATCCGGCAATGAAAGAGACGGACAAAGACGGGGTCGTTGACCATCAACTAATGTTTACCCCTGTGACTACCCAATACGTGAGAGTTATTGCTTCACCGGAGAAATCACTTCCGGCATGGCATGCAGGAAAAGATAAAAACGCATTTTTATTTGTAGACGAAATCAAAATTGATTAA
- a CDS encoding glycoside hydrolase family 20 protein — MNIRKEYTKVCLFLWILGMCLKAHPILAQSVIPVPLKMERGTGFFLLSEKTRLYTNLQDGEAKLWENYLKALPVQLKKAGMKDRKQMLLLLITPKNPQLPSPESYTLSVTPQQILIRATSGAGLFYGMQTLLQLAQPSGAGSYSIASVEIEDTPRFAYRGLMLDVSRHFSTKEFIKKQIDALAYYKINRLHLHLTDAAGWRLEIKKYPLLTEFAAWRTDPTWKQWWNGGRKYLRFDAPGASGGYYTQDDIREILEYARQHYITVIPEIEMPSHSEEVLAAYPQLSCSGEPYKNSDFCVGNEETFTFLENVLTEVMDLFPSEYIHIGGDEAGKSAWKTCPKCQKRMKDEHLANVDELQSYLIHRIEKFLNDHGRHLLGWDEILQGGIAPNATVMSWRGEEGGIAAVTSGHHAIMTPGAYCYLDSYQDAPYSQPEAIGGYLPLKKVYSYNPVPASLTPEQAKLVYGVQGNLWVEYISTPEHVEYMIYPRILALAETAWSAPERKSWPDFHTRALSAVADLQEKGYHPFDLKKEIGSRPESLQPVSHLAWGKKVIYNSPYSPHYPAQGNTALTDGIRGDWTYGDGSWQGFISDNRLDVTIDMEKETSIHSVTAAFMQVIGAEVFLPETVVISISDDGTHFTELRKQHFEVSKETPIRFTDISWQGEAKGRYVRYQAQAGSEFGGWIFTDEIIVN, encoded by the coding sequence ATGAATATAAGAAAAGAATACACTAAAGTTTGTCTTTTCTTATGGATATTGGGGATGTGCCTGAAAGCACATCCCATTCTGGCACAGTCCGTCATACCTGTCCCATTAAAAATGGAGCGGGGGACGGGCTTTTTTTTACTGTCAGAAAAGACAAGACTTTATACAAATCTACAAGATGGAGAAGCGAAGCTCTGGGAGAATTACCTGAAGGCATTACCCGTTCAATTAAAGAAAGCGGGCATGAAAGACAGGAAACAGATGCTTCTCTTATTGATAACCCCCAAGAACCCCCAGTTGCCATCGCCGGAAAGCTATACTCTTTCCGTCACTCCGCAACAAATCCTGATACGCGCCACTTCGGGAGCCGGATTATTCTATGGTATGCAAACCCTGTTGCAGTTGGCACAACCTTCGGGGGCAGGCAGCTATTCCATAGCCTCTGTCGAGATAGAAGACACTCCCCGTTTTGCTTATCGTGGACTGATGCTGGACGTGTCCCGCCATTTTTCTACCAAAGAGTTTATAAAGAAACAGATAGACGCACTGGCGTATTACAAAATCAACCGTCTGCACCTGCATCTGACCGATGCGGCAGGCTGGCGGCTTGAAATCAAGAAATACCCTTTGCTGACCGAATTTGCGGCCTGGCGTACAGATCCCACCTGGAAGCAATGGTGGAACGGCGGACGCAAATACCTCCGTTTTGATGCTCCCGGAGCTTCCGGCGGTTATTACACCCAGGACGATATCCGTGAAATATTGGAATATGCCCGTCAGCATTATATCACGGTGATTCCCGAGATAGAGATGCCCTCCCATTCGGAAGAAGTGCTGGCAGCCTATCCGCAGTTATCCTGTTCGGGCGAGCCTTACAAGAACTCCGATTTCTGTGTCGGCAATGAAGAAACCTTCACGTTTCTGGAGAATGTGCTGACCGAAGTCATGGATCTTTTCCCTTCCGAATACATTCATATCGGTGGCGATGAGGCCGGTAAGTCGGCTTGGAAGACCTGTCCGAAATGTCAGAAGAGAATGAAAGACGAGCATCTAGCCAATGTAGACGAGCTGCAAAGCTACCTGATACACCGCATTGAGAAGTTCCTGAACGATCATGGACGTCATCTGTTGGGATGGGACGAGATTCTGCAAGGAGGCATTGCGCCCAACGCAACCGTCATGTCATGGCGTGGAGAAGAGGGGGGCATCGCTGCCGTAACCTCCGGGCATCATGCCATCATGACGCCGGGTGCCTATTGCTATCTGGACAGTTATCAGGATGCTCCATACTCGCAGCCGGAAGCCATCGGTGGATACCTGCCGTTGAAAAAGGTCTATTCCTACAATCCCGTTCCCGCTTCCTTAACCCCGGAACAGGCAAAACTGGTCTACGGTGTGCAGGGCAACTTATGGGTGGAATATATTTCCACTCCCGAACACGTGGAGTATATGATTTACCCTCGAATCCTGGCATTGGCGGAAACAGCTTGGTCGGCTCCGGAACGTAAATCATGGCCGGATTTCCATACCCGCGCATTGTCGGCAGTGGCCGATTTGCAGGAGAAAGGATACCATCCTTTCGATTTGAAAAAAGAAATCGGCAGCCGTCCCGAGTCGCTTCAACCGGTCAGCCATTTGGCATGGGGCAAAAAGGTGATTTATAATTCACCCTACAGCCCCCATTATCCGGCACAGGGAAACACAGCTCTGACGGACGGCATACGTGGTGATTGGACGTATGGTGACGGTTCGTGGCAAGGATTCATCTCGGACAACCGCCTCGATGTGACGATTGATATGGAAAAAGAAACTTCCATCCATTCTGTCACTGCCGCCTTTATGCAGGTGATAGGAGCGGAAGTATTCCTGCCGGAGACTGTGGTGATTTCCATTTCCGATGACGGAACCCATTTCACGGAGTTGCGAAAACAACACTTTGAAGTGAGCAAAGAAACGCCCATCCGGTTTACGGATATTTCATGGCAGGGCGAAGCCAAAGGAAGATACGTACGCTATCAGGCACAAGCCGGAAGTGAATTCGGAGGCTGGATATTTACGGATGAAATTATTGTGAATTAA
- a CDS encoding SusC/RagA family TonB-linked outer membrane protein, producing MVQHARLIFYSLLLLVIPCEGTLAQKIPVAPIDSLITVGYATGSLKTLSGSVEKITETQMNKDQITNPLEAIRGRVPGLTIQRGSNGPAALDAVRLRGTTSLTSGNDPLIIVDGVFGDLSMLASIYPTDIESFTILKDASETAQYGSRGASGVIEVTTKKGMSGRTQVAYNGSFGISTVYKNLKMLSGDEFRRVASERGISILDKGNNTDFQKEIEQTGLQQNHHIAFYGGSSESSYRVSLGFMDRQGVILNEDMKNFTSNMNMNQKMFDGFLNCELGMFGSIQKNHNLVDYQKTFYSAATFNPTYPNHKDPVTNSWDGITTASQITNPLAWMEVQDDDATSHISTHARLTFNLMEGLKLSLFGAYTYNIVENSQYLPTSVWANGQAYKGTKKRESLLGNMMLTYKKNWKKHFFDALALAELQKETYTGYYTTVSNFSTDKFGYNNLQAGALRLWEGTNSYYEQPRLASFMGRFNYTYADRYVLTLNARTDASSKFGANHKWGFFPSASAAWVISEEEFMKQFPVIDNLKFRIGYGLAGNQSGIDSYTTLSLVKPNGVVPVGNSAIVSLGDLRNTNPDLKWEVKHTFNTGFDIALFGNRLLLSANYYNSRTTDMLYLYNVSVPPFTYNTLLANIGSMRNWGTEIAIGITPLKTKDMELNINANITFQRNKLLSLSGMYNGEMLSAPEYKSLASLDGAGFHGGYNHIVYQMVGQPLGVFYLPHSTGLESDGNGGYTYGIADLNGGGVSLEDGEDRYVAGQAVPKTILGSNISFRYKRFDLSLQINGAFGHKIYNGTSLTYMNMNIFPDYNVMKKAPQQNIKDQTATDYWLEKGDYVNFDYVTLGWNVPIEKVQKLKKYVRSLRLAFTINNLATISGYSGLSPMINSSTVNSTLGVDDKRGYPLARTYTLGLSINF from the coding sequence ATGGTACAACACGCTAGACTCATTTTCTACAGCCTTCTTCTTCTGGTAATCCCGTGCGAGGGCACGTTGGCACAGAAGATTCCCGTCGCGCCCATAGACTCATTGATTACCGTAGGATATGCCACCGGAAGTTTGAAAACCCTGTCCGGTTCCGTCGAGAAAATCACGGAGACACAGATGAACAAGGACCAGATAACGAACCCTTTGGAAGCAATCCGTGGACGTGTGCCGGGATTGACCATCCAGCGGGGCTCAAACGGACCGGCGGCTCTGGATGCGGTACGCCTGCGGGGAACTACCTCACTGACCAGCGGCAACGACCCTTTGATTATCGTCGACGGAGTATTTGGCGACTTGAGCATGCTTGCCTCCATTTACCCTACGGATATTGAGAGCTTTACCATCCTGAAAGACGCTTCCGAAACCGCGCAATACGGTTCGCGAGGTGCATCCGGTGTGATAGAAGTCACCACCAAAAAAGGGATGAGCGGCAGGACACAGGTAGCTTACAATGGTAGTTTCGGAATTTCCACCGTCTACAAGAATCTGAAAATGCTGTCCGGTGATGAGTTCCGTCGTGTAGCATCGGAACGCGGCATTTCCATTTTGGACAAAGGGAACAATACCGATTTCCAGAAAGAGATTGAACAGACAGGACTGCAACAGAATCATCACATCGCCTTTTATGGCGGTTCCAGTGAGTCCAGTTATCGTGTTTCTCTCGGTTTCATGGATCGTCAGGGAGTGATTCTGAATGAAGACATGAAGAATTTCACTTCAAATATGAACATGAATCAGAAAATGTTCGACGGCTTCCTGAACTGCGAACTGGGAATGTTCGGTTCCATTCAAAAGAATCACAACCTGGTTGATTATCAGAAAACGTTCTATTCGGCAGCTACGTTCAATCCTACCTATCCCAATCATAAAGACCCTGTCACCAATTCTTGGGACGGCATAACGACCGCCAGTCAAATCACCAATCCATTGGCATGGATGGAAGTGCAGGACGATGATGCCACTTCGCACATCAGCACGCACGCCCGTCTCACCTTCAATCTGATGGAAGGACTGAAGCTAAGCCTGTTCGGTGCCTACACATACAATATCGTAGAAAATTCGCAGTACCTCCCCACTTCCGTCTGGGCGAACGGTCAGGCATACAAAGGAACCAAAAAGCGCGAATCCTTATTGGGAAACATGATGCTGACCTATAAGAAAAACTGGAAAAAGCATTTCTTTGACGCACTGGCACTTGCCGAACTTCAGAAAGAGACCTACACAGGCTATTATACCACAGTCAGCAATTTCAGCACCGATAAGTTCGGGTATAATAATCTTCAGGCAGGAGCACTCCGTTTGTGGGAAGGCACCAATTCGTACTATGAACAACCGCGCCTGGCATCTTTCATGGGACGCTTCAATTATACATACGCCGACCGCTACGTACTGACGTTGAACGCCCGTACGGATGCTTCCTCCAAATTCGGAGCCAACCATAAATGGGGCTTTTTCCCCTCTGCGTCCGCGGCATGGGTGATTAGTGAAGAAGAATTTATGAAGCAATTCCCCGTGATAGACAATCTGAAATTCCGTATCGGTTACGGTCTGGCAGGTAATCAGAGCGGGATTGACTCATACACAACGCTGAGTCTCGTCAAGCCGAACGGTGTCGTCCCCGTCGGAAACTCCGCCATCGTATCTTTGGGAGATCTCCGGAATACGAATCCCGACCTGAAATGGGAAGTGAAACATACCTTTAATACCGGTTTCGACATCGCTTTATTCGGCAACCGCCTGTTGCTTTCCGCCAACTATTACAACTCCCGCACCACGGATATGCTCTACCTTTACAACGTAAGCGTGCCCCCTTTCACCTATAACACCTTGCTTGCCAATATCGGCTCCATGCGCAACTGGGGTACGGAAATTGCCATCGGTATCACCCCTTTGAAAACGAAGGACATGGAGCTGAATATCAATGCCAACATCACCTTCCAGCGCAACAAATTGCTTTCATTGAGTGGTATGTATAACGGCGAAATGCTTTCCGCTCCCGAATATAAAAGTCTTGCCAGCCTCGACGGAGCCGGCTTCCACGGCGGCTACAACCACATCGTTTATCAGATGGTGGGGCAACCGTTGGGCGTGTTCTATCTTCCTCACAGCACCGGACTGGAGTCCGACGGAAACGGTGGATATACCTATGGCATCGCCGACCTGAATGGCGGAGGCGTCAGTCTTGAAGATGGAGAAGACCGCTACGTGGCAGGACAAGCCGTACCCAAAACGATTCTGGGATCTAACATCAGTTTCCGTTACAAACGTTTCGACCTGTCTTTGCAGATCAACGGAGCCTTCGGACATAAAATCTACAACGGAACTTCCCTGACCTATATGAACATGAATATATTCCCCGACTACAACGTAATGAAAAAAGCTCCGCAACAGAACATCAAGGATCAGACCGCCACCGACTATTGGCTGGAAAAGGGAGATTACGTCAATTTCGACTATGTGACACTGGGCTGGAACGTGCCGATTGAAAAGGTGCAGAAACTAAAGAAATATGTCCGTTCCCTGCGCTTGGCATTTACAATCAACAACCTGGCAACCATTTCCGGCTATTCGGGACTTTCGCCCATGATAAACAGTTCCACAGTGAACTCTACGTTGGGCGTGGACGATAAACGGGGATATCCGTTGGCACGGACGTACACCTTAGGATTGAGTATTAACTTTTAA